The genomic DNA CGATCATGGTCGCGTTCCTAAACACTCGAGGGATGGGCTGCCGTTCACACAAGCGGCATCGTGCACGATCCCTCGACCGCTGGAAACCTTCAAATCCGAGCTTCGCAGAAAATTAAGCAAACCCTCTCGGCAACTAAACGCTGGCCCGCTCAAACGCTTTGTTTGCCACGCCCTACGGTGAAGATTGGATGAACGCCGGTCGACGCTTATCCGAATCGCGACGCTCGCGAAGAGAGCGATTACCGATCGATCGGAGCTTCCGTGGAGGCCATCGCTTGGCACCAAGCGGCGATCTTGTCGGGATCGATCTGTGAGTCGCGTCCGCCGCTACAGACGGCGCCGCGAATTCCCAGCAGGTCGGCTCCGAGTGACCTGAGTGAATCGACGTCCTGCAGCGCCAGCGATCCCGCCAACACCGTGCCGATTCCGTGTTGGCGACCCATCGCGATGACATCGGTTAACTGCCGGGGCGTTAACCAGTCCAATAACCGTCGCCCATCTTTGGTCGCTGTGTCGATCAGCAACCACCGGTGTTCCGTCTGAATCGCCAGTTCGGCGATCGTCTCGACGGGGGCGCAATCGGCCTCGGCATGGTCGGCATAAGCGACAGCCACGGAGGTTGTCGCGTCGGGCATCGCGGCTCGAAACCGTAACATCGCATCGCGGATTTGGCTGGCGCTACAAAGTCCCGCGGGGCCCGCTTTGGCAAACCGAATTCCCGCTGGCAACGCCAACCGATGCGACTGGAGTTCCCGCAATTCGCCACACGCGGCGCTGAACCCCAGTCCGGTCGGCTTCAGGCTCGCTACCCGTTGCAAGACGGCGTCGCTGCAGCGTCCCAACGCGCCAGCCTTGGGGTTCTTGAAATCGATGATCGCCAGCGGAAACTGGCAGGCGATTTTTGCTTCGGCAATCGAACGGACGCTGATCAGCAACGGTACCGCGTCGGTTCGCGCGATGCCGCCGACGGCTGGACTGGCGATTGGTAGGCCCGCTGATTTGTTGGTGTTCTGAAGCAAACCAAGCTCTTTCGTCGACGATCGATCTATAGGATAGCGGGCTCCTGGGCGAGCAGCGATTGTAACATGCCGCCGCGTTTTCCGTCTTGCCCCGGCGCTACGCAGCAAAGATCGAATCCAACGCCCGGCGACGCCGAATCAGTGTCGTACCGCCGCCAACGCCCAGCCGGACGGAATCGAAACGACAACCGAAGCAGATGGTTTTGGTTGTCGCCGTTGTTCGATGCGTCAGCCGTTCCGCTACGATGAATATTTCTTCTGCTGCACGCCGGGGGCCACTTTGGGACGCGTGATCAGCAGCTTGTACCGTCCGGGGCCCAGCAGATCGTCGATCCGATCTCGCAGTTCATTGTTGACCTGGACCTTGTACTTTTGGCTCCGCATCACGACTGCTTCGCCCGTCTTCAGGTGCATCGAGACCATCAGTTCCTGTCCGCCGGGATAACCGCGAAGGACCTCGCGAACGTGAGGCAACATCTCGTCGTGCGTCGTCTCGTCGAGATCGATCAAGATTCCGCGGGTGTATTTGGCGTCGAGTTCCTCCAGCGGCACCAATTCGTTGACGATCAAGTTGATCTCGTCGCCACCACCACGCCGATCGACGACACCGCGAACGATCAAGACGGCGTCGGGGACAACCATCTCGCCCATCTTTTGATAGCCGTCGGGCCAGAGGATGCAGCGAATCGGACCCTCGACATCCTCGAGGTCAAAGTTCGCATACTTCGACGGCGCACCGGGCTTTGGGTTTTTGGTGTGGGCGATTTTGATCGAACTCATCATTCCGCCGATGATCACTTCGGTGCGATCCTCGCACTCGATCAATTGGCTGGTTTTGTGCGTCCGGAAAGTGCTCAGCTTCTGTTCGAATTCGGCCAGCGGATGGCTGGTCAGGTAATATCCCAGCACCTCTTTTTCGGCCAGCATCGCTTGTCGTTCGGGCCAGTCTTCGACGTCGGGCAAGGCGTTGGTAGGATCCTTCTCCTCTTCCTCCTCGGTCGCGTCTTCAAACTCACCAAACAAGCTCTTCTGGCCACTCTTGCGATCGGCAAGCGCCGCCGCTCCGCTTTGCAAGGCGCGGTCCAACGCTGCGTGCAGTTGTCCGCGTTTGCCAAAGTCGTCCATCGCACCGGCTTTGATCAACGTTTCGACCGCCGCGCGATTACATCGTTGCGGATCGACCCGTTCGCAAAAATCGAAGATGTCTTTGAACGGCCCATTGGCGTGCCGTTCCTCCGCGATCGCGACCGCGGTCCCACCGCCGCAGCCCTTGATCGCCGACATGCCAAAGATGATCTTTCCGTCGGAAACCGAGAAGTCCGAATCGCTAACGTTGACGTTCGGATTAACGATCTCGATGTTCATCCGTTGGCAATCTTCCATGTGCTCGATAAGCGCATCCTTACGCTTAAAGTTCCGCCCGCTGATGTCGCTCGACAGCAACGCCGCCATGAACTCCACCGGATAGTGGGCTTTGAGATATGCGGTTTGGAAAGCGACAAGCGCATAAGCTGTCGAGTGCGACTTGTTGAAGCCGTAGCCAGCGAACTTTTGGATCATCACCCAAATGTCGTCGGCCTCTTTCTTCGTAAGCCCGTTGGCGATCGTCCCCTCGATGAACTTCTCGTGGTTCTGGTTGATCAGCGCTTCTTTTTTCTTACTGATCGCCTTAATACAGGTGTACGCGTTGGCCAGCGGAATGCCGCCCAAGCGGTTCAAAATCCGCATCACCTGTTCTTGGTAAACCATCACCGAGTTGGTTTCGGCGAGGATCTCTTCGAGCACCGGGTGCTTGTATTCGGGCTCTTCCTTGCCGTGCTTCACGTTCACGTAGGTATCGACCATACCGCCCTCCAACGGGCCGGGACGATACAACGCCGCTGTCGCGATGATGTCGTGGAAGCTATCCGGTTTCATCCGCTGCAACAGGTCGCGAATACCGCCGGATTCCAGCTGGAAAACACCTTTGGTTTCACCGCGCTGCAGCAGCGCGTAACTCGCTTTGTCGTCCAGCGGGAATTGCTGCGGATCGATCCGCTCGCCGGTCGTCTGTTCGATCAAATCGACCGCCTTGCTGAGGATCGTGAGGTTGCGAAGCCCCAGGAAATCCATCTTCAACAGACCGGCAGATTCCACGTCGTTCATCGACCACTGCGTGATCACGTCCTGCTTGCCCGGAACCCGGCCGATCGGCAGGTATTCCGACAGCGGTTTATCGGCGATCACAACCGCCGCTGCGTGGGTGCCGACGTTCCGCGCCAGTCCCTCGATCCGCATCGCTAGGTCCAACAGTTCGCGGACCTCCGAATCGCCGTCGTAAGTCTTCTGCAGCTCCTCGTTCTTTTCGAGCGCTTTGGCGATCGTGATCTTTAGTTCGTCGGGAACCATCTCGGTGATCTGGTTCACGCGAAACAGCGGGATCCCCAACGCGCGGCCTACATCTTTGATTGCCGCGCGAGCCGCCAAGGTTCCAAACGTACCGATCTGGCAAACGTTATCGTGTCCGTATTTCTCCTTCACGTAGTCGATTACTTCGACCCGGCGATCCTTGTCGAAGTCGACGTCGATATCTGGCGGCTCTTTCCGGTTTTCATCCAAGAACCGCTCGAACAGCAGATCGTATTTCAGCGGGCAGACGTGCGACAGATACAACGCATAACAAACGATCGCCCCTACACCGCTACCACGAACCGTCGCCCAGATGCCTTTGCTGCGGCCGTGTAATACAAAGTCCCATACGATCAAGAAGTAGGTCGGGAAACCGAGCTTGTCGATCACGCCCAGTTCGCGTTCGAGCCGCGCGTGCACCTCTTCGGACAGGTCGCCGTCATCTCCATCGGGCAGTCGGTCGCGGTCGCCCTTGTAACGGTCTTTCAGGCCCGTGATACACAGCTCACGCAGATATTGAGTCGCTGTCTTCCCCTCGGGAACTTCGAAATTTGGAAAGTAGAACTTGCCGAGGTTGAGTTCCAAGTTGACCGAATCGGCGATCTTCTGGCTGCGCGCAACAGCGTCCTCGAGTCCGGGGAACTTCTCGTACATCTGGTCGGGCGTACGCAGGAAGTACTGGTTCCCGTCCATCTTCATCCGCGACGTGTCGGTCCGGAAGCGGCCGGTGTTGATGCACAACATCACGTCCTGAGCTTCGGCATCGTCGGGATCGACGTAGTGGCAATCGCTGGTCGCGACGACGGGCAAGCCCATCTTGTTGGCGATATCGACGGCGCCGGCCAGTTGCTGGCGTTGGATGTCGACGCCGTTGTTCATGACTTCGATAAAGTAGCGATCGCCAAAAACGCGTTCGAACCAACTGGCGACTCCCATCGCCTCCTTCTCGATCTCTTCGGTCGAAGATCCCTTGAGGATCGCGCGGCTGAATTCGCTGCTCACGCAACCCGACAGACAGATGATCCCCTCGCTGAATTCCTCCAGGATCTGTTTGTCGATCCGCGGCTTGAAGTAGAACCCTTCTAGGCTCGCTTTGGAGGCCAGGCGGATGAGGTTCTGGAAGCCGGTTTTGTTCTGAGCTAGCAGCGTCAGGTGATAGCTGGCGTCGCGGCTGCCGCCACCAGAACCCTTGTCGAATCGGCTGCCCGGGGCGATGTAGGCTTCGTAGCCGACGATCGGGTTGATGTTGGCAGCTCTTGCCGTGCGGTAGAACTCAAGCGCACCGTGCAGGTTGCCGTGGTCGGTCAACGCCAGCGCATTCATGCCATGTTCGCTGCAACGTTGGACCAGTTTGGGGATCGAACTGGCACCGTCCAACAGGCTGTAGTGGCTGTGACAATGCAAGTGCGTAAATGGTCGAGCGTTCATGAATCCGATTCCCAGCAAAGGTCCTGCTTGACTTGTAACTGCAATGCCGCGCAGCGAAAACGCGGCCCAGAGCGTCTGGCGCGCGATACCGACTCTACGTTACGACTTCGTCGGCGAGATTTAAACCGGACTTGACGACGACGTTCAATCCATCCAATCGGGATCGGCCGCCTTGCGTATCATCGTGCCGATTTTGGCTTGTAGATCGATCATCCGTTGCCAAGCCGCATAGTCGATGACGACCTCTTGAGTCCGTTCATCGATCTGAGCGTGATCGATCAGTTTTTGCAGCCGCTGGTGCAGGAATTCGAGCACCTCGCACATCTGGGCTGCTTGGCTGGGAGATAACCGGTCGGGGATTTCCGGGGTTTCGATCATCCCCAAAGTCCCCGCCGACTCGCGATCGGTATTCCGTTCGCCGACTTCGAAATCGAGCGCCGAACTACCTTCGCCAGCGGAGAGGTCCTGAGTCATCGTCGCACCGATGTTCTTGTCGCTGGCCGCCTGCAGTGCCGCGACCCGGGCTGCGATCTGTTCCTCGGTTCCGACCAGCAGCATGCTGCGGCCAACCGAAACCAAATCGCCGTGCCGCAAGATCCGTAGATGGCTCTCCTGGCCATTGACCTTGGTGCCATTGGTGCTGTCCAGGTCGGTCAACACCAGCCGTTCATTGTCGTATTGGATCTTCAGATGACAGCGGCTGATCCGTTCATCGTTTAACTGGATCGTGTTCCCCTCTTCGCGCCCGATCGTTACGGGGGGGGCGATGTCGCGGAACACTTTCCCACGATCACTACCATGCAGAACTGTGAGCGTAACCTCGGTCATGTCGCCTGTTCCTGACTTGTGACCCAATCTGTACTGGCCGACAAAATGAACGTCGAAAAATTATATGTTTCCCCATTAGATTTTGGCATCCAGCGATCTACTGGGCAACTGTCCATCTTCAGCATTGATGATAAATTTCTCAGCAACTTCACCTACCCGCCCCCCGATCGACGCTGAACATGGAGAATTGTTGTTTCAACAAACGTCATTCCTGGCCAGGCAGGATCACCGATTTAACGATCTCTCCGTGGTGCATTCGCTCGAACGCCTGCTGCCATTGCCCGATTCCAAACGTCCCGCCAACGATCGGTTGAACGTCTAATTGTTTGGAGGTCAACAGGCTGATCACCCGTTCCCAGATCGGCCAATTGTGGCTGAAGCTCCCCTGCAATGTCACATTTTTTTGGACCAGTGGGTCGATCGAGAAGCCCAGCGGTTTGGGGCCCCAGCCGACTTTGGTGATCCATCCGGCGGGGCGGACCAATTCGATCGCCAATTGCAGCGTGCTGGAAACGCCCGCCGCATCGATCACGACGTCGACGCCCAATCCGTCTCCCTGGCGAGCCCATTCGCTGGCGTCGGTGAGCGTCGTGACGCCATATTTCTGGGCGACAGCAAACCGGTGCGTGTCCGATTCCAGCCCCAGCACGGCGACGTCAGCACCGACAAGTTTTGCCACCGCGGCGCACAGGATCCCGATCGTTCCGGGACCGATCACTAGCACGCGGTCTCCCGGTTCGATCCGCGAATTTTTGACGACAGCGTTGTAAGCGACGCAGCACGGTTCGGTGACCGCAGCGTGTTCAAACGCCAGCGCGTCGGGAACGCGATGCAAACAGCGGCTGGGGACGCGGACAAACCGAGTCATCGCCCCGTCGACTCCATAACCAAAGCCCTTCCGAGTCGGATCCAGGTTGTACAACCCACGCCGCGACATCGGATTGTCGACGTCGATGATCGCCGCGGTTTCGCTGGCGATCCGGTCCCCTTCGCGCCAGCTGGCAACGTTGGCTCCCGTTTCGACGATCGTTCCGGCAAATTCGTGTCCCAGCACCACCGGATAGTTGACCGGCCAGCTGTGGGTCGCCGTCCATTGGTGCAAGTCGCTGCCGCAGACGCCGACCGCGGCGACTTCGACCAGCACGTCGTCGGTCCCGATCGTCGGCCGCTGGAATTCTCGGATCTCGACGCTTCCCGGATCGGGGGCAAAGTTAACTATCGCTGGCGATTTCATCGTTGCACCTCGTCGTAGGCATGTACTTTTTCACAGATCAGGCGAAGCGAACTTTCCAGGTCGCCATCGGCTGTCTTAAATGCATCGGCATCGATCGTCAGCGGCGCTCCCAAAACAACCAACGGGGCCCCATAAGCCGGACATTGGATCGCTTCTTCGATCGACAGACCGCCGACAGCTTGGACGGGAATCTTGACCGCATCGACAACGGCTCGCAGATCGTCCAGTGGGCTCGGCATCCGTCCGCCAGCCGCTGCGATTCCGCGGCGATGATCGTAACCGATATGATGGACGATGTAGTCGCAGCCGAGGTCTTCCAGCCGCCGCGCACCATCGACCATCGTGTCGTAGGCCATGTTGTCTCCCATCACGCCGACGCCGTAATCGCGTCCCGCTTTGACGACGCACTCGATCGTCTCGTCGTGCGCTTGAGCCATCACGACGACGTGCGTCGCACCGGCACCCGCCATCATCTCCGCTTCCAAGTATCCGCCATCCATCGTCTTCAGGTCGGCGACGATCGGCACGTCGGGGAATCGTTCTCGCAGAGCGCGGATGCCATGCAAGCCTTCGGCCAAGATCAGCGGCGTCCCCGCTTCGATCCAGTCGACGCCGGCGCGGATCGCCAGTTCGGCTGTCTCGAGCGCTTCGGCTATCGTCGTCAGGTCCAACGAAATCTGAACAATCGGTTTCATCGATCTCTCGCAGCGTTTCGGATAGAAAAGGGGGCGGCTGGCACGCGCAACGGCATCCATGGGATCGCATGTTATACCCGCTGCACGCGACGATCGCACGCGTTGCGATCGACATTCTGTCCGAGATAACTATCGACTGATGCGGTGCGTCGACGTGAGACCGATCAAGCCAACAAATCTTTGACGACGTGTCCGTGCACATCGGTCAGTCGGAAATCGCGTCCTTGGAAGCGATAGGTCAATTGTTCGTGGTCGAAGCCCAGCAGATGCAGGATCGTCGCCTGCAGGTCGTGGATGTGGACAGGTTTCTCGGCGACGTTGAAGCCGAGTTCGTCGGAGTTCCCGTAGTCGAAGCCTCCTTTGACGCCGCCGCCAGCCAACCACATCGTGAAGGCGTCGGGATAGTGATCGCGGCCCAAGATCTTCCCTTTGGCTGTGCGTCCCTCGCGGAAAGGTGTGCGGCCAAATTCGCCGCCCCAAACGATCAGCGTGTCTTCAAACAATCCACGCTGTTTGAGATCCTTGATCAGCGCGGCGATTGGTTTGTCCATCGTCGCACACTTATCGGTCAGCCCTTTCTGGATCCCCGTCGCTGCACCGGTGCCATGGAAATCCCAACCCCAATCGAACAGTTGGACGAACCGAACGCCCGATTCGACCAGCCGCCGAGCCAACAGGCAGTTGTTCGCCAAGCTGGCGCCGCCGACCTCCGCACCGTATTCGTCCAGCGTCTTTTGCGATTCCTGTGAGATGTCCATCACTTCGGGAACCGCCGTCTGCATCCGAAACGCCAGCTCGTACTGCGCGATCCGGGTCATCGTTTCGGGATGCCCCAGTTGTTCGGCTTGGATTTGATTCAGGTCGCGGATGGCATCCAGGCTCATCCGCCGCATCCCGCGGCTCATCCCCGCCGGGTCGGAGGAATACAAAACCGGATCGCCTTTGCTGCGGCATTGCACTCCTTGATAGACCGACGGCAGGAATCCGCTGCCAAACGAGTTCTTGCCGCCGTTGGGTTGAACGCCGCTGGAAATTAAGACGACAAAACCGGGGAGGTTTTCGTTTTCGCTGCCCAATCCGTAAGTCGTCCACGATCCGAGCGAAGGACGTCCCGAACGCGGAGACCCCGTTAATACAAGCAGTTCCGCCGGGGCGTGGTTGAACTGGTCGGTGTACATCGAATGGACGATGCACATGTCGTCGGCGGTTTTGTGGAAGTTGGGGATCGCATCGGACATCCAGGTCCCGTTGCTGCCACACTGCTTCCACTTCCGCGGCGATCCCAGCAGCTTCGGTTTGCCGCTGGTGAATGCAAACGTCTTCCCTTCGATAAAATGGTCGGGACAATCCTGGTCGTCGCGCTGCTCCAGTTCGGGCTTGTAATCGAACATGTCCAGGTTCGGTGGCGAACCGGTCATGTGCAGGTAGATCACGCGTTTCGCTTTCGCCGGGAAGTGAGGCTTGGCTGCCGCCAGCGGATCGTTGCCCGAAGCGTCGCCGGCCATCAGACTGGCGAGCGCCATCGCTCCCACGCCCGCTGTCGATTGCTGCAGGAAGTGCCTCCGCGTGCTGAAGGCTGCGTATTCGATTCGTGGATCCATCGAGCTTATCCTTGGTTTTTGCGGCCCGTCAGGGAAAGGGGCAGCGATGCGATCAGCGTTTGAGAAACAGTTCGTCTAGGTTCAACAGCACGTTGCCAACAACAGTCATCGCCGCGGCTTCGGCGACATCCATTCCGTCGGGCAGTTCGCCCAGCGGCTCTTCGGCCAGTTGATGAGCCAACGCCGGATCGGCTTGGAATTCGGTCAACGCTTGCTGATACAACGCAGCCAAACGGTCGACTTCGATTTCCGTAGGCTCTCGCAACAAGCACGTCCGCAGCCCAAATTCGACCCGACCTCGGACCGACGAATCCGCCGTTAACATCCGCCGAGCCAGAGCTTGAGCCGCTTCGACGTAGACCGGATCGTTGAGTGTCACCAACGCTTGCAGCGGAGTGTTGGTCCGCCCACGTCGCACCGTGCAGACCTCGCGGTTGGGAGCGTCGAATGTTGCCATCGACGGATAGGGGCTCGAACGCCGCCACATCGTATAGATTCCGCGACGGTATTTGTCGTCGCCAGGACTTGTTTTCCAATCGGTCGCCGATCCAAACGCTGCGTTTAACCCGAGGTTGGGTTGCGGCGGCTTGGCCGGCGGGCCAAACATCTTGTGGCTCAGCAGACCGCTCAACTGCAACGCTTGGTCGCGGACCATCTCTGCCGAGATCCGGTATCGCGGGCCGCGAGCCAACAACCGATTTGCGGGATCCTTTTCCTGCAACTCCGGCGACGTCACCGAACTCTGCCGGTAGGTCGCCGAGGTGACGATCAATCGCAGCAACGCCTTCAGATCCCAGCCGCTGTCGCGAAGTTCGACCGCCAGCCAATCCAGTAGCTGCGGATGCGAGGGAAGTTCTCCCTGCGAGCCAAACTCTTCGCTCGATTCGACGATTCCGATGCCGAAGATCTCTTCCCAGTGTCGGTTGGCGATCACCCGCGGTGTCAAAGCGTTTTGATCGTCGACCAGCCACTGGGCTAGCGACAATCGATCGGCCGGGCGGTCGGCGGACAGCGGATGGAATGCTGCGGGCGTGCCACGATCGACGTCGGCTCCGGCTGACTGATAATCGCCACGCAGATGGATGTAAGTCGACCGCTGCTTCTCGCTTGGCAGCTCCTCTTGGATCGGCACGGTCGTATACGGTTTGATGTCGGCGAGTTGTTTTTCAAGCTTCGCCAGTTGGGTTCGGACCGGCGCCAGTTGCGGCGCGATCGTGCGATAGTAGGCGGCCAACTGGTTCGCTTGCTTCTCATCCAGCGGTTCGGTTTGCAACACGATCGATCGGATTGCGTTGGGCAAGCTGGCCCATTGTGTCAGGTTGGCCGAATCGC from Rosistilla oblonga includes the following:
- a CDS encoding (5-formylfuran-3-yl)methyl phosphate synthase → MLQNTNKSAGLPIASPAVGGIARTDAVPLLISVRSIAEAKIACQFPLAIIDFKNPKAGALGRCSDAVLQRVASLKPTGLGFSAACGELRELQSHRLALPAGIRFAKAGPAGLCSASQIRDAMLRFRAAMPDATTSVAVAYADHAEADCAPVETIAELAIQTEHRWLLIDTATKDGRRLLDWLTPRQLTDVIAMGRQHGIGTVLAGSLALQDVDSLRSLGADLLGIRGAVCSGGRDSQIDPDKIAAWCQAMASTEAPIDR
- the dnaE gene encoding DNA polymerase III subunit alpha, coding for MNARPFTHLHCHSHYSLLDGASSIPKLVQRCSEHGMNALALTDHGNLHGALEFYRTARAANINPIVGYEAYIAPGSRFDKGSGGGSRDASYHLTLLAQNKTGFQNLIRLASKASLEGFYFKPRIDKQILEEFSEGIICLSGCVSSEFSRAILKGSSTEEIEKEAMGVASWFERVFGDRYFIEVMNNGVDIQRQQLAGAVDIANKMGLPVVATSDCHYVDPDDAEAQDVMLCINTGRFRTDTSRMKMDGNQYFLRTPDQMYEKFPGLEDAVARSQKIADSVNLELNLGKFYFPNFEVPEGKTATQYLRELCITGLKDRYKGDRDRLPDGDDGDLSEEVHARLERELGVIDKLGFPTYFLIVWDFVLHGRSKGIWATVRGSGVGAIVCYALYLSHVCPLKYDLLFERFLDENRKEPPDIDVDFDKDRRVEVIDYVKEKYGHDNVCQIGTFGTLAARAAIKDVGRALGIPLFRVNQITEMVPDELKITIAKALEKNEELQKTYDGDSEVRELLDLAMRIEGLARNVGTHAAAVVIADKPLSEYLPIGRVPGKQDVITQWSMNDVESAGLLKMDFLGLRNLTILSKAVDLIEQTTGERIDPQQFPLDDKASYALLQRGETKGVFQLESGGIRDLLQRMKPDSFHDIIATAALYRPGPLEGGMVDTYVNVKHGKEEPEYKHPVLEEILAETNSVMVYQEQVMRILNRLGGIPLANAYTCIKAISKKKEALINQNHEKFIEGTIANGLTKKEADDIWVMIQKFAGYGFNKSHSTAYALVAFQTAYLKAHYPVEFMAALLSSDISGRNFKRKDALIEHMEDCQRMNIEIVNPNVNVSDSDFSVSDGKIIFGMSAIKGCGGGTAVAIAEERHANGPFKDIFDFCERVDPQRCNRAAVETLIKAGAMDDFGKRGQLHAALDRALQSGAAALADRKSGQKSLFGEFEDATEEEEEKDPTNALPDVEDWPERQAMLAEKEVLGYYLTSHPLAEFEQKLSTFRTHKTSQLIECEDRTEVIIGGMMSSIKIAHTKNPKPGAPSKYANFDLEDVEGPIRCILWPDGYQKMGEMVVPDAVLIVRGVVDRRGGGDEINLIVNELVPLEELDAKYTRGILIDLDETTHDEMLPHVREVLRGYPGGQELMVSMHLKTGEAVVMRSQKYKVQVNNELRDRIDDLLGPGRYKLLITRPKVAPGVQQKKYSS
- a CDS encoding FHA domain-containing protein, giving the protein MTEVTLTVLHGSDRGKVFRDIAPPVTIGREEGNTIQLNDERISRCHLKIQYDNERLVLTDLDSTNGTKVNGQESHLRILRHGDLVSVGRSMLLVGTEEQIAARVAALQAASDKNIGATMTQDLSAGEGSSALDFEVGERNTDRESAGTLGMIETPEIPDRLSPSQAAQMCEVLEFLHQRLQKLIDHAQIDERTQEVVIDYAAWQRMIDLQAKIGTMIRKAADPDWMD
- a CDS encoding zinc-binding dehydrogenase; the encoded protein is MKSPAIVNFAPDPGSVEIREFQRPTIGTDDVLVEVAAVGVCGSDLHQWTATHSWPVNYPVVLGHEFAGTIVETGANVASWREGDRIASETAAIIDVDNPMSRRGLYNLDPTRKGFGYGVDGAMTRFVRVPSRCLHRVPDALAFEHAAVTEPCCVAYNAVVKNSRIEPGDRVLVIGPGTIGILCAAVAKLVGADVAVLGLESDTHRFAVAQKYGVTTLTDASEWARQGDGLGVDVVIDAAGVSSTLQLAIELVRPAGWITKVGWGPKPLGFSIDPLVQKNVTLQGSFSHNWPIWERVISLLTSKQLDVQPIVGGTFGIGQWQQAFERMHHGEIVKSVILPGQE
- a CDS encoding orotidine 5'-phosphate decarboxylase / HUMPS family protein produces the protein MKPIVQISLDLTTIAEALETAELAIRAGVDWIEAGTPLILAEGLHGIRALRERFPDVPIVADLKTMDGGYLEAEMMAGAGATHVVVMAQAHDETIECVVKAGRDYGVGVMGDNMAYDTMVDGARRLEDLGCDYIVHHIGYDHRRGIAAAGGRMPSPLDDLRAVVDAVKIPVQAVGGLSIEEAIQCPAYGAPLVVLGAPLTIDADAFKTADGDLESSLRLICEKVHAYDEVQR
- a CDS encoding DUF1501 domain-containing protein; its protein translation is MDPRIEYAAFSTRRHFLQQSTAGVGAMALASLMAGDASGNDPLAAAKPHFPAKAKRVIYLHMTGSPPNLDMFDYKPELEQRDDQDCPDHFIEGKTFAFTSGKPKLLGSPRKWKQCGSNGTWMSDAIPNFHKTADDMCIVHSMYTDQFNHAPAELLVLTGSPRSGRPSLGSWTTYGLGSENENLPGFVVLISSGVQPNGGKNSFGSGFLPSVYQGVQCRSKGDPVLYSSDPAGMSRGMRRMSLDAIRDLNQIQAEQLGHPETMTRIAQYELAFRMQTAVPEVMDISQESQKTLDEYGAEVGGASLANNCLLARRLVESGVRFVQLFDWGWDFHGTGAATGIQKGLTDKCATMDKPIAALIKDLKQRGLFEDTLIVWGGEFGRTPFREGRTAKGKILGRDHYPDAFTMWLAGGGVKGGFDYGNSDELGFNVAEKPVHIHDLQATILHLLGFDHEQLTYRFQGRDFRLTDVHGHVVKDLLA